One Gossypium raimondii isolate GPD5lz chromosome 3, ASM2569854v1, whole genome shotgun sequence genomic window carries:
- the LOC105795371 gene encoding auxin-induced protein 15A: MGIQLTGLAQAKQKLQRTLSGRLGNTNVPKGHIAVYVGESNKKRFVIPIAYLNHPLFQDLLNKVEEEFGFNHPMGGLTIPCSEEYFISLTTSLNCS; encoded by the coding sequence ATGGGTATTCAACTAACAGGACTAGCTCAAGCTAAGCAGAAGCTACAACGAACGCTATCGGGACGACTCGGCAACACGAATGTTCCTAAAGGCCATATTGCAGTTTATGTTGGGGAAAGCAACAAGAAAAGATTTGTGATTCCTATAGCTTATTTGAATCATCCATTGTTTCAAGACCTTTTAAATAAAGTTGAGGAAGAATTTGGGTTTAATCATCCAATGGGTGGTCTTACAATTCCATGTAGTGAAGAGTATTTCATTAGTTTAACAACATCATTGAATTGTTCATag
- the LOC105795372 gene encoding auxin-induced protein X15 has product MGIGLVHAKQKLQRTLSARTRNTLATSNVPKGHVAVYVGEDNKKRFVIPISFLNHPLFQDLLDRAEEEFGFNHPMGGLTIPCSEEQFVRITTILNS; this is encoded by the coding sequence ATGGGAATCGGATTGGTTCATGCGAAGCAAAAGCTACAACGAACCCTATCGGCGAGAACCAGGAACACGTTGGCGACCTCAAATGTTCCGAAAGGCCATGTTGCGGTTTATGTCGGAGAAGACAACAAGAAGAGGTTTGTGATTCCAATATCTTTCTTGAACCATCCTCTGTTTCAAGACTTGTTAGATCGAGCCGAGGAAGAATTCGGGTTCAATCATCCAATGGGAGGTCTTACAATTCCTTGTAGTGAAGAACAGTTCGTTAGAATTACTACAATCTTGAACAGTTGA